The genomic region CGAGGCGAACCCCGAGCCGGTGGCCCGCGCCGAGGTCGGATACAGCTCCGGCGTGTAGGTATAGAGCACCGCCCACATGCCAAACAGAAAGAACTGCATCAGCAGGCCGGAACCGATCAGCAGGCTCACATTCCCCCCAAACACCGCGCTCTGCCCGTAGAAAAACGCCATCACCCCGCCGCCGAGCAGGGTAACGATGCACACCGGTTTGCGCCCCCAGCGCTCCACCAGCCAGGCCGCCGCCAGGAAACCGGGAATGCCGCCCAGAGAAATCAGCACCGTGTAGTACACCGACTGGGTCACGGCAAAACCCGACTGCTGCAGCAACGCGCTGAGCCACGACGTCAGGCCATAGAAGCCCAGCAAGGCAAAGAACCAGACACTCCAGATCATCATCGTGCGCTGGCGGTACATCGGCGACCACAACTGCCGGAACGCCGAGAAGAAACTCGGCTCACGCTCGACACCCCGGGGCAGGTGCGCAGGTGTAGGCAATGAACTGAGCTTGAGCGAAACACGGACCCGCTCCTCGATCCCGCTCAGTACCTTGTCCGCCACCGCGTGGTGGCCCGCCTGCTCTAGCCAGCGCGGCGACTCGGGAATGAAGAAACGAATCGCCAGCACGAATACCGCCGGCACGGCCAGCACCAGGAAGATGTCACGCCAGCCCACCAGCGGCAGCAGGAAGTACGACAACAACCCCGCCGCGACAAAACCGAGTGGCCAGAAACCATCCATCAGGGCGATATAGCGCCCGCGTCGCTTGGTCGGGATCAACTCCGACAGCATCGACTGGGCGATCGGAAATTCCATG from Pseudomonas asplenii harbors:
- a CDS encoding MFS transporter; translated protein: METQGYSAAERLERLPISGYHRLIFIIIALAFFFDSMDLAMMTFLLGSIKAEFALSSAQAGLLVSSSFFGMVLGASLSGLLADRFGRKPVFQWSIVLWGLASYLCSTAQTVETLTLFRVLLGIGMGMEFPIAQSMLSELIPTKRRGRYIALMDGFWPLGFVAAGLLSYFLLPLVGWRDIFLVLAVPAVFVLAIRFFIPESPRWLEQAGHHAVADKVLSGIEERVRVSLKLSSLPTPAHLPRGVEREPSFFSAFRQLWSPMYRQRTMMIWSVWFFALLGFYGLTSWLSALLQQSGFAVTQSVYYTVLISLGGIPGFLAAAWLVERWGRKPVCIVTLLGGGVMAFFYGQSAVFGGNVSLLIGSGLLMQFFLFGMWAVLYTYTPELYPTSARATGSGFASAIGRVGSLLGPLVTGLVFPVMGQGGVFALGALCFVIAALVVGCFGMETRGRSLEELSEEAR